One genomic segment of Heptranchias perlo isolate sHepPer1 chromosome 3, sHepPer1.hap1, whole genome shotgun sequence includes these proteins:
- the LOC137307018 gene encoding superoxide dismutase [Cu-Zn]-like has protein sequence MEVTKAICFLKGDGSVAGTITLKADEGGHKTTVKGEISGLTPGKHGFHVHTFGDISNGCGSAGPHFNPCNKTHGAPQDKKRHVGDLGNIEADENGTARFEIEDRLLRLSGKHSILGRTMVVHEKEDDLGKGNDKESLESGNHGAGVAWGVIGIDEDTK, from the coding sequence ATGGAGGTTACGAAGGCTATTTGCTTTCTGAAGGGTGATGGTTCCGTTGCTGGAACAATCACTTTGAAAGCAGACGAAGGTGGACATAAGACTACTGTAAAGGGAGAAATTTCCGGATTGACTCCTGGAAAACATGGGTTTCACGTACACACTTTTGGAGACATTTCTAATGGCTGTGGCAGTGCAGGACCTCATTTCAACCCCTGTAATAAAACGCATGGTGCACCACAAGATAAAAAGAGACATGTAGGCGACCTGGGCAACATAGAAGCTGATGAAAATGGTACAGCCCGTTTTGAAATAGAGGACCGACTTCTTCGCCTGTCAGGAAAGCATTCAATTCTTGGACGTACTATGGTGGTTCATGAGAAGGAAGATGACCTGGGCAAAGGTAATGATAAGGAGAGTCTTGAATCAGGAAACCATGGAGCAGGCGTAGCTTGGGGTGTAATTGGAATAGACGAAGACACCAAGTAA